The DNA segment gtttttaatatagttttaatcaaataaatgcagccttgggaaACCCAAGagacttgtgtatatatatatatatatatatatattgttggcTCCTGATACATGAAACATTTGGTTCGTTttccctcatttgtaagtcactttagaaaatgcatctgctaaatgattagaTGTGAATGTTACGTGTTATGCATATTTATTCATTGCACACACACCTGTGTAGAGACACAGCAGCCAGGTACCAAGAAGAGGGGCAAAGGTCTGGCCAGGCTTGGTTACCAAGGCAACCATCCCAAAGAGCAGGGCGGAAGCTGCTTGTTGTCGGCGGTTCAACACAAAGTCCTCATCCACTAAGTCTGTGATCACCAGGTTCAGCAGTTTACAAGTGCCCTCAGTGAAGACACGATTACTGTGGAGAGATTCCAGCAAtgcaacaaaattataaacatagATGAAAACAAATGATGAGGAAAGATCGTCAAAATCTGTTCTCGTCTAACAAGAATCCTTTTATTAATCAATTAGTGTCAACAACTGAAAATGTGATGTTGGTTTTGTGATTTTTTGTCAAAGTTATAGACTAGCACATAAAGTCATGCACGTACCGTAATTAAGCAATTTTACTTAActgtaaactgtaattttttttaaatggtgcttgtttaaatgaataaatatttatatgctttaaaatatgtataattttgcACATTATCACCACTTAGATTATTTGTTATTgctaaaaaaaactgaagaaagtttactaaaattagtttaaatggtctaaaatgaatgaatatgacaTGACAAAATATTTCGTACATATAAGGACGAAACAGATTTTTCCTTATCCAAAATTCAAGATGATATATTCTCCCTGTTTGGCAATGTCATGCAGTTCACAGTAACAATACAGAGAAGACGTGTGTTTTCTGTCTGTTAGCATGGATAAAAGTCCTTCGTTTTAAGTCTTGAACCAACATGGATTAGCAAGCAAACAAAAGCACACCTGCTCCTTTTAAACAAAATCCAATAACTGAAAGGTTCATAATGTTTTGAATTTCATATCACATAAGAGGCAGAACACCTGCAGTCTGAGGCTGAAGGGCTCGTGGAACGTTCATTTCTCACCTAGCAATAAAGATGCAGAGCAGGTAGACGTGGTCCGCTCCGGCTAAGAGCATGACTACACTGAGACCCAACTTCAGGAGGAAGAGCCCGCGGACAACCTGATAGACACCCAGTCTTCGGCACAGCGTCAAAAAGTAGAGATTGTTCAGATGAGGTGCAATGTAAGAAATGCCTGTGtcacaggaaaataaaataagaaagttgtatttaaaaaataaatcccgGTTTTCATGGttatcctggaccacaaaaccagtcataagtagcacggtACATTTGTAgcaaatagccaaaaatacacttaaTGGGTGAAAATGATCCATTTTTctcttatgccaaaaatcattaggatattaagcaaagatgtatatatgtatatgtatatatgtgtatgtatatataatgtatatattttttgcaccctcagattccagattttcaaatatattttcctatcctaacaaaccatacatcaatggaaagcttatttattcagctctatttaaaaaaaatgtccccTTGATAAAAATAAGTGATGTTTCTTGAGCCCCGAGAATCATGTGATACTGCAAACTTtagtaacggctgctgaaaattcagttttcaggaataaatgacatttaataatatattaaatcacAAAACAGTTGTTTGGACTTGTGATagtttttcataatattactgttttattgtatttttcatgtaataaatgcagccttggtgaggttaagagacttctttcaaaaagatgATATTACATAGCTGGCGTTGCTGCGTTCATGTGAATGATTTGGTTTGGTCTTACCCAGCAGGAAGGATCCGGTTGAGGCAGAGATATGGTCTGACAGGAGGTgctccaaaaatagaggaaagaAATTGTTGTTGAAATGGCAGTGGAATACCTGCAGATGGTGGGGTAAAGGGAAAAAAACTCATATAATTGGTTCTCTAACTGAATGATAACAGGATATACCACTTTAGCTTTGTCTTTTGTGCATGTTTGCTCATATTTACCTGTACAAGGTTCATAGAAACAAACCACATAAAGTTCTTGTGGTGTGACAGCTGCTTTAGATACTTCCCAAGAGTGACTGGCTTTTCAGGTGAGGTAAAAGGAGCCTGACCGACACTCAGTCTATGAGGACGTCATAAGGATGAATAATCCAATGGGAGGCAacaaaagagaagagaagaaaaccagtcttaaaaagcacagattttcttttatgccaaaaattattagaacaTCAAGTATAGATCATGTTCcacagatattttttaaatttccttccataaatatattttaatgtaattttcaattagtaatatgtattggtTAGGACTTCAGCTTTAaagactattttcttttttttttgcaccttcagattccagattattaatctgtatcttggccaaatattcaTATGTGGCATTATGTGAAGATGGTGTAGGCTGTAATACACTACCgtattttcggactataagtctcacctgagtataagtcgcatcagtccaaaaatacgtcatgacgaggaaaaaaacatataaatcgcactggactataaatcgcatttattaagaaccaagcaccaagagaaaacattaccgtctacagccgcgagagggcgctctatgtcttcagtctatgactacaggagcactgagcagtctagagcgccctctcgcggctggagacggtaatgttttatcttggttcatcTCTCTCGGTTcaggtcaaattaattttgataaataagcaCCTGACTATaggtcgcaggaccagccaaactatgaaaaaagtgcgacttatagtctggaaaataaggTAATTATATGGTTCTTTTTTGTACAAATAATCGTAATTTTCTTGAATATTCTGTCTTATAACTCTTTTAATGTTTCATAGTAGAAAATAATATAGGTATGTGATTAATATGTGGTAAATGATGGGTAAAATATTCCTTTGAGAAGATGTACTGGTAACACAAATACTGAATGTTCACATCCAGCGCTCTCAACATTCCTCCCATGAGTGAGGCAGTTAACCCCAGGTTGCTCCACGGGGACCGGCTCTGCAATTAGTGTGGTATAAATTGCTTCTGATGAAAAGTAACTGCTAAACGACAAGTAACATTTagcacgcaaaaaaaaaaaaaaaattatgctcttACTCAGTGAGTGCTTGGCTCTCATCCTTGCGTAGCTGGACTTCGTTCTGAAACCGGTGCCGCAGGAGACGTGAAACCACAAAAAAGCCTAGCATTGAGAGAGTGGCTAGAGTCACGCAGAAGAGCCTGAAGGAGTAGAAGTTTTCCTTGTTCCAGAAGGAGTAAGAGAGGAAGACGGACAGAGAGCCCATCGCACTGAACAAGGAACTGTGGAAGTTGAGGCGTGTGCGGTCATGTGCTGACACGGCCAGGTCGGCCAGGAGGGCGTTGTGGTTGAGGTCGACCACCGTGAGGAAGCCATCGTAAAGGCACAGGCAGATGAGGAACTGCAGTCCAGGCCAGGTCCAGGCAACCCAGAAGGAAAGGAACGAAAGGGCAAAGAGAGGCCCGCTACGGGAGAGTGCCTGCAGACGCTTCAGGACCACCTCAGGGGACGTGATCTGGGACCCAGACCTGAACAGTCAAACAAAGATTTAAATGAGACATGTACCTACTGAAATATGGATTTCCAATTTGAAGAGAGTGAATAATCTTACTGAGGAGAGCTCAGGAATGAGCGGTCACTCAGCCAGCCAAAAAGAGGGTCGTTCAGGCTATTCCATATCAGAAACACAGTCTGGGATAAAGAAATGATAtaacaaacagaaaagaaaatgttaaaaacagcagCATTTTAGTCGAATATAATGAATAAGaatttcaaacatttggggtctgttattttttttaagtctcatattctctcatttatttgatcaagaacacagtaaaaatagaaatatttagaaaaattattacaatttaaaaataactgatttctattttttacatattgtttgattgtgatggcaaagctgaattttcagcatcattactccagtcttcagtgtcacatgatcctccacaaattattctaaaatgctgatttggagctcaagtaacatttcttattattattaatgttaaaagctATTGTCAAattgtgtaaaacatttttaccaTCACTCTAGATTAATTAATCGTTTCCTAAAAAGtcttctttcttaaaaaaataaataaataaaaaccttagtGACCCCAAACTTAGGAatggtaaacatttaaaaaaaaataaaaaaaaataaatatataataataataatattatatatatatatatatatatatatatatatatatatatatatatatatatatatatatatatatatataattttaaaataataataatagatctaacatacacatttttaagaatttttttttacaatttaagaaTCTTAAGTAATTGAAGAAGCCATTAAACAAACCTACCTCTCCCACCCAAAACGACAACTTGTCAATCTTGTAAACAGACACAAAGGTCTCCACATAATACAGTAAGAAGACATTGTGGAGAATGGAGACGAACAGAGCCAGGGAGCCATAAAGCACAGCCGTTGAGACGCCCTGGCAGAGGCCCCATACCCTCTTTCCCATCCTTTACTACTTCTCTCCGCTCTTCCTGCCCACGCAGCGCTCTACAGGTCCCACAGGCCGGGCAGGGGGGGCTCATCACTTTATCCACCcctgcaaacaaacacaaaccaacCAGTTCAAACACATGCAGTCTATTATTGTGTAAAATATGAGTCTGGGTAATGTCTGTCGGCTGTTTTTAGACTGGAATAtatatgaaaagaaagaaaagtgctaAAATTAGTTGGCTAAGCGCTGGCGAAAAacatgagtctttagatgtttcttgaaaatatgaattaagattgggaggtcattccaccagctgggcacagtccaggaaaaggtccaggAGAGTGATTTttaacttctttgggatggcaccgcaaggcgtcgttcacttgcaatGTTCACTTGCACATTATCAAGCagcttttgctttgttttaatgATTCAGCACTTTTGCTGGATATGAATCTGGAAAAACAAGCTAAAGCCAGATAAGACAGAAACCTTCGGAGCTAAAATAAGAACAATGTCGGGGAAAGTCAGGGGAAAAACATCACCAAAGATGCTTAAAATCACAACTTTTACAAGGTTAGTCAAGCAAATTATGGTTTTTTGGTATGAAAtactaaaacatgtttaattCGTTTCAAAACAAGTCTATTCTCAAATCAAAAATGAATCAGAAAATACCAGTATAAAAAAATAGgctctctcttaaaaaaaaaagcttacttaTTTTCCCATGAAGAGTGTTATGGGGAATTTGGGAAGAAGGCAGCCCATTTTCCATAttcataataacaaaaacagcCTGGACTGCTTCATAGAGTGTCATGTGAGCAATTCTTCAGTACTTTCCGGGTCACACCTCCACACTGTGCCTGTAAAACCATTCCTAGCAGAAAAGTCACCATAAATCCCACGGAGAAGTGTAATTGCACATGAACTTTAGATTTTAATGAGCTGGATGATCTCATCCCAGCTTCAACCATGACAATAACAAACATTGTTACTCAGTCCAGAGATTCCTCTGGGGTCTGATGAGAGATGTAACCTGAGCAGCATTCGTGTAGGCTGGGGCCTGCGATTCCTATCAAATATTGAACACTTTCCAATAGAAGGGTGGAGCAGACTGTATTGTGCCAGAGTCATGTGAATTTCCTCATGCACAGAGAATCCTTTATTTCTTTAACATTGGACATCCGTGACAGACAACCTTTTGCAAATATCACCAACTTTGACCTGGCACACATGGCAGAGCAAAAAGTAAATTACAATGCTTTCTGGCTGGCACATCTGATGTTCACATGCTTAGCAAGCTCACACAAGTCCTGGGATTCGTTGAAAACACCCTCCTCTTATagttaaaacaactttaaaataacCTTGCCCCCCAGCTCTTTGAGAGAACAATGAATTACAGTTCTGCACAGTTAAAGTACCATAAACATATGAGTGAACTTGTTACTCCAGGCCTGATTTCCATCTGATCTAAGCGGAGAAGCAAAACACATGTCACTGGATCGCGTTGCATGCATTGATTCTCATCTCATCTAACCTCATCTCATTTCTAAAGGACAGCTGGCTGCTTCCCAGCCGATACGATTCAGCAATCTTTGATCCGACAAGAGATCAAGTGCCACGGAGCAAAAGACCAACGTTTTGGCAGCGCTTTGTTACGGTGACAGGTTGTCCACCTGTGTCTGTTCTCCAGAGCATCAGGATGCGTGGGAACTATTCTCACATAGATGGAAAAGTCATTTATTTGCCCGAAACATCAAACATTCACACCCTTTTTACACAAATGCTTTAGCACTTAAACCAACAGCTAAATAGCTTTCAGAGAACTCTGTTTGTCTGTATTGTTTTCAGTCAGAAGATGTAAAGTTATGTAGCAAAGTTAGAATAACCATTAGAGCCACataggagatatatatatatatatgtgtgtgtgtgtgtgtgtgtgtgtgtgtgtgtgtgtgtgtgtgtgtgcgtgctcttgtttttgtgacatatcaggacacaactctgtataatgacatgggtatgacacaggtattacaaggagagggtgacttatgaggacataacccatgtccccatttttcaaaacacttattaatcacacagaatgagtttttttgagaaagtaaaaatgcacaaagtttcctgtgagggttagggttaggtgtagggttggtgaagggcgatagaatataaggtttctacagtataaaaaccattacgcctatgggatgtccccacttttcacaaaaacaaacatgtgtgagtgtgtgtgtgtgtatgtatatgtcaGATATTATGTCATACCCTATAATTGAGTAGAATGAagcctttttttaaatgtcatcagAGCATTGGCActattttatgtgtatttattaattcAAGGGCACAACAATTAATGTGGAATCATACaatttcttaattatttaatattaccatatataaaaataaaaaaacatgccacACATATTATTTGTCATCAGCTATAGTTGAGTAGAGTGATGGATCTTAAAGGGCACAATAATTCCTTTAAAATCCCATAACTAACACGACCACTATTTTATATTTCCATGTATCAAAAAAcacataacattattattatttgtcataaCCTATAATTAAGTAGAATTAAGCCTTTCCTTGATATATCTGTTTAAAGCTGTTCAccaaaatatgtgttttattaatgtaaaataacattaatgtaTGCAACTCATCGCAC comes from the Carassius auratus strain Wakin unplaced genomic scaffold, ASM336829v1 scaf_tig00025248, whole genome shotgun sequence genome and includes:
- the LOC113078313 gene encoding transmembrane protein 180-like is translated as MGKRVWGLCQGVSTAVLYGSLALFVSILHNVFLLYYVETFVSVYKIDKLSFWVGETVFLIWNSLNDPLFGWLSDRSFLSSPQSGSQITSPEVVLKRLQALSRSGPLFALSFLSFWVAWTWPGLQFLICLCLYDGFLTVVDLNHNALLADLAVSAHDRTRLNFHSSLFSAMGSLSVFLSYSFWNKENFYSFRLFCVTLATLSMLGFFVVSRLLRHRFQNEVQLRKDESQALTELSVGQAPFTSPEKPVTLGKYLKQLSHHKNFMWFVSMNLVQVFHCHFNNNFFPLFLEHLLSDHISASTGSFLLGISYIAPHLNNLYFLTLCRRLGVYQVVRGLFLLKLGLSVVMLLAGADHVYLLCIFIASNRVFTEGTCKLLNLVITDLVDEDFVLNRRQQAASALLFGMVALVTKPGQTFAPLLGTWLLCLYTGYDIFERNSVAEVPIAAAAVPVPLRQGCFYLLVFVPISCALLQLLAWSRFTLHGQRLQNIKTLRQGAQHSHLIDVKAI